A window of Lonchura striata isolate bLonStr1 chromosome 2, bLonStr1.mat, whole genome shotgun sequence genomic DNA:
ccaaGGCGTTTTCGagtctgagcatggcctgaagaaattggcttcttctgataagaaaaccataaattccttttcttgGAAAGATTTAAGTGTTCCTcaaagcgagtatctcattcaaaaaaaaaaaaaaaaacaaactcccCCAACATACAttgtctctattttaacattatgttgtaacctcaAACTACGTTTATCACACtgcttaagagaattaatacagcataacattctaacattacacatataatattcattgtaacatttgcgaaaagccaataataaaatatgcattttttccaCAAGAGCAACATCTCCAAAATGCATCTACGTCTGGtataataaaacaaattttatacAACACACTCATCTTGCATGATGAACCTTTTCTTTAATAtaagtgtgaaaaatgcatattttcacAAGAGCAATGTCTCCAAAATGCATTTACGTCTGGTATAATAAAACCAATTTTATACAACACACTCATCTCACATGATGAACCTTTTCTTTAATAtaagtgtgaaaaatgcatattttcacAAGAGCAACGTCTCCAAAATGCATCTACGTCTGGTATAATAAATTTTATACAACACACTCATCTCACATGATGAGCCTTTTCTTTAATATAAGtgtgaaaaaatgcatattttattattggctttttgcaaatgttacaatgaatattatatgtgtaatgttagaatgttatgctgtattaattctcttaagcaGTGTGATAAACGTAGTTtgaggttacaacataatgttaaaatagaaattctGCAATATAGGATTTGTTACAAGTTCAAGTGAGAAaatgagataatcaagaaactcttcacacagagatgtcagcAAAAGGGGCCCATAGAAAGTTAcagcctccttatcagaaaagacaaatattCTTCTaccttctctccatctttttGGAACCACCAAGATTAAGAAGAAGAAATtgataaaaaccagaaaagttcttaatttgcaaggaatttatgcatcatgtatgagatatatgaatatgcaacaagtgtattgttttaaggttattcctttgttcacaaggaaTGCTCTTCATGacttagtgtccgagagcatctggacctccgtaattctttgctttttattgtcttataATTTTCTTAACtgtaaactttattactctaattgtaatactatttttataaccattttattcttattaaacttttaaaattttaaaaaccaagtgatggGCGTTTTTCACACTCTGGAAAAATTCTGTGAGCTTCTAATGCAATACTTCTGTAGTGCAAAGCCCTATAAAATAGAATTGGTAGCAGGTTTTTGGTATCTGCTGGGCCAGAACGGGGCTGCTGGGAAACTCACCACAATATCTGAGCTGTGGATTTCTGTAGCTGAGAATTTTTTCCTGGAAACAGCAAACTGCAGTGCTTACTTGGGCACTGgaataaaatgtctttttgcACCAGCCTTATTCAGAACACTACAGTGGCAAAAGTAACTAGAAATTTAATTTGCTCTGTTAGAAAGCCCATGGATTTAttaacttcattttttcccaACAAGGCCAGAATACATACATCCTCAGCTACTGCTGCATGTGTAAATTTTTGGACACCGCTGTCATGGTAGTGGGGAATTACTGTGATTTCAGCACATTTGCCTGTGTCTGTAATAGACAGTCATGAGAGGTATCACTGGAAATATTTGTAATTTGGAGAAAAAGGCTTATGGTTTGTTGCCAAGGGGCTGACAAAGGGAACAATGTCTTTACAACAGCTGATTCAATTGTTCTCTGGCTGAGTTAAATGGAGTTCGGTACCCAGCTTTCATTAACCAGTGTGCTTAAATCTATTTGCAATTGCAAATAGACCCCATTAATTCCATCATTAGCACAttgctgatttcagtgggaAAGGTCACAGTAATGGGGGGTGGGAATGTATTTAAGTCTTCTGAAAAATTAAGTTTTGCTTTCTAGAAAACTGCTCCATCATTGATTACAGTTGTATCAATATGactatttaaaatagaaatagtcTTTCTTTAAAACTGCAGCAGCTTCACTTCCTCAGAGTTCCTCTGGTTCCTCAGAATCTTGATAGCCATTCCCTTAAGTGCacagagaatcatggaatcccagactggtttgggttggaagggcccTTAAAGACAACCCAGTTCCatcctccctgccatgggcaaggacaccttccactggaccaggctgctcaaagcttcacccagcctggccttggacactcacagggatggagcagacacagcttctctggacagaAGGTTTCTTATATTTTATCTCAGTTTCATGTAATCGACTGCTGCCAGTGCAAGGCTCTTATTTCAAAGCCTTTATTGTACTGTGTGAATGGATCCAGCCTTAGTCATATCTCACAGAATTCAAACCTGCAGACATGGGCAAGGAGCAGACTTTGGGCTATTTTAATAGTCTTAGTGTAGGTTTTTTAGGGGATGACAACCTTTCTCATGCAACACATCTGAAAATTATCTGCCCAAAGCCTCACCTCCCTTGTCAGATGAGAGTCATTTCATGGAGTATTTCTTCTCTCTCATATGGGAGAACATGAGCAATTTGCCATTGTCACAGATGTTGAAGCTCCGTCCATTTGGGGAAATTGCAGATGACAGTACATCCatcatgcaggtggcagccttTCCCTGAAAAAATATGGATCAGATGAAGTGATCCAGTGGAGAGTCACCAAGACAAGCAGGGGCTGGCACATGTGACTGTGAGAGAAGTGCGAGGGAACTATccatgctcagcctggagaagggaaggctaAGGCTCATACATGGAAAAAAGCTTACCAGTGAGGACAAGGCAAGGCAGTGGAGCAGGTTCCATTGTGCAGGCTCCATCCTCGGGAGCTTTCAGGACCCAACTGCTGAGCTGCCTGGTCTGATCCCAGAAGCAGTGAGCTGACAGCAGGGGACTGCGCTGAAGGTGTTGCTGACATTGGCTGAGTGCTAGAGACACCCAGGTCCTGAGCTCAATCCCCATATAGGCCACTCACTTAAGGGTTCAACTTGATGATCCtcgtgggtcccttccaactcaggatattctgtgactctatgCAATTTTCAGTCACAGCTTAGCAGAGACACAACTGGCTCTCAGCTGTTCAAACCCTGTGTATGCTTCTCCACAATCTGCATTCAAAACACCACCTTTACATTCCTGTTTTCACAACAGAGTACCTACTGAGTGCTAGAATTTCTGCTGCTAGCCTGGGACTAACTGTCCTAAATAAGCAGTGAGATTATTTGCAAGAACTCATAAAGCAGCTTCACAAGGAAATGCAATAGGACTAcactaaaaaaaatcatgaGGCAACATCCTGTGAAGCAAAGGCACTCTAGTAGGGCACATGTAAGAAACAAAGACTAAGGTTTGCTGTGATTCAAATGAAAAGGTATTTGCTGTCTTTTCAAATATAATGCCTGGCCTTTACATGCTTCAGGTCCCTCTGGGAACAGCCAATACTGGTACCACAGTAAGAACATTTGGCCAAAGTCAGGAGGAGTTAGGGTGTCATTTGGAGCCTGGACatccaggcttttttttttttttttcctagcaaacAGCACACCTGTCCAAGTCATGACCTAAAAGCTTTTCCTTGAGAAAACTGTGGGAAATTATGTCAATGGCTTTACTAAACCCCAggtagacaacatccacagcctttcacTCACCCACCAAGCAGGTCATGTTGTCACAGAAGCCAGGTTGCTCAAGCAGGACTTGTCTTTCACAAACCCATGTTGGCTGGGCCTGATCCCTGGTTGATCTGCACATGCCACATTATGGCACTCAGGATGGTTTGCTCTATTTGCTCCATCACCTTTTGAGGTACCTGAGACTTTTCCTCATTCTTTGTCTCTAGATTTGCCCAGATATACAATAAAGGAGATTCTCTTTAGCCCTTGTTTTGTGGTTAAtgtatttatagaaacatttgttttattgtattttacaGCAGTGGCCAGATGGGCTTCCAttcttctcattttctctctgcctCATTAGATCCTTGTTGGTTTCCTGACTTGCTGCCCCTTCTTCCAAATGTTACCGTGGgaacccagggcagggggaatATCCCCTTGTCTGCCCTGGGGTGCTCTgactcccaggaaaacactgactttAACCCTCATTTGTGGAGAAGGCCTCCTAAACCTCAAAGTAAACTAGagaccacaaaagtgtgaaatagattgtagaAATTGTAGAGAGTAGTTTAGTatgtcacatgggtgagaaattagattttaggatttttaacATACTGTAGATAGGCACAAGATGGAGGGTACAGGGTGTTGTCTTaagttcctttcttcctccttcttcttccttcttcttggGTTTGGGTGACATCTTGTTTGGGCAGAAAAATCCGCATTGCgggtctttaggggtcagttattgggttagaaaaggtaataatctaggtgtcacttcttaattgggtagtttagtttttgattagactttAAAAGACCTTACAGAAGGAGTTTGTTAGCCACTTTTGTGCTATTTTCAGGCATACAAGGTCTGGGTGTAGACAATGTGCTGAAGTCATGATAAGATAACAGTAAAACAAGAACTTGAAGACCGAAAAAGTCCTGTGggtctgcttttcctgcttcaGGAGAGTTTCCCCCcgccaggggagcccccagggaaTTGGCTGATGTGGGGCCCACAAACTCACAGCTGATGCCCCAGTGTGAGGAAAATCTAGTTCTTCAGCTCTTCAGAGATCACCCCACGAAGTCCCTGAAAGAGAGCCAGAGGTGAAAAGACTCAGCCATTCAACATCTCGGTTCCTGGTGGCCACAGGAGTCACATCCCATGCTCTGCTGGATGAATGTCAAGAGCTGAACTCCAAATTTGGTGAAGGCAACAAAAATGGGAGGGAATCTTGCCAAAAGTGATTTGGACACACTCCAAAAATTAGAATCCCTAGTGAAACAGCACAAATTAAAAGTGGACAAAAAGGATTTGGAAAATTTATTGCTTTGGGCAAAGGAAAATTACCCATCTCTTCAAGAGAAAGATTTCTTTCAACCCTGGTTTTGGGCAGATGATACCAAGCTATATGAGGACGTGGTAGCCCACGATCCAAATGCAGCAGCGTTGTTTGCGGCTTCTAGAGCGCTCTATCAAGTTAAATATGatgcaaaatatttgcaaaCTGCTACATAtcacaaaaaaataatcctcaGACACCTGAGAGTTTTTCCCCGGGGGAAGAAGAGCAGGAGCCTGCTGTCCCAGAAAGTGGATTTCTGGAGAAGTCCCCTGAAACTCGCCATCCTACCAAGGCTCGGGAAAAAGTTACATTGGGGAGGGCAGAGATACATCCGAGAGGGAGGGCGAAGCGGGAGAGGAGacgggaaggggaaggagaaaataaaggaaatgcGTCTCTGGAGGACCCCGAAAGACAGCGGCTTCCTCGTTTAAAATTACTTATTGGTAAAGATGATGAAGAGGACACGTCTTTTTATGAATTTCTTACATCTCTGTATATCCCTGAGGTGGGAGAAGGGGGGTTGGAGGGGCCTTTCCGTTCCACTTTCCCCACCCCGGTGCCAACTCTGGGAGGTGTCACAGGTGCCCAAGGTGCTCGTGGCAACGCCTTCGGCTGCCACCCTCAAAAAAAGACGGCACAAGGGCACGTCCAGCCGGTTGCAATAGTCATCATTCCACGAAAAATGGACATGTCAAGCCAAGGCACAACACACATTGAACAGGACATCAGCACTCAAGCCATGGAGGATCAACAACAACAATGTCCTGCATCACAGGAGGGCAGCAACGCGAATGTAATCTCCATAACAGCAGGACAAGGCATTCCTATTTCATCCAAAGAGACACCTGGCTTCTGGACACCAACAGACACTTCCCCTGGACATTGGCTCAGCTTTTGCTGAGTGGCAGCTGCGGTGTCAGGATGAAGCTGTGTGTGGGGTCTGTGAgaggctctcccagggatggaggctGGAATTAACCAGGCTAGGGGATGCTGCATGGCTGCCTTGGCCGGGTCCCCACCCAGGTGGCTGCTCCACTACTTGCCTTCTCCTGGCTCCTAAGAGTCACTGTGGGACTGGGGTGTCCCCGGGGGCTCCTGTGGCTCCCTGGCTCAGGGCAGTTGCATCTGCGGGCTTCTCCATCTCCCCCATCCTTATCCCTCCCACATACTGGGCATCCTGAAGTGTGATGCCCATAGCCCAGAGGGGTTTGGGATCTgttccccagcctgtcccacagcccagggGGGTTGCAGCCCCCACAAGCACTTGTGGGAGCCAGAAGGGGACTGGGACACAAGAGCAggagccctgccagcacaggaTGGTTACAGTGGCTGCCTCATGGAGCAGCAGATGGGACTCAGCAATGCCATGCTGAGGAACAGCCCCAATCCCCCCAGGTGCAGAGAGGGATGTGATGGCCCCATCTTCCATGGTGCCTGAACCCCAGGGCTTCTCCACCCACCCTCTCATCCAGGGCAGGGCATAGCCATTGTGCCAGGTATTCCCTGGGCAGAACTGAGACTGACTGTAGCTCTCTAGCCCTTCACCAGGCAGGAAGGGGGTGAGGAATGGATCCTGCCCTTCACGGGCACTGGGGCTacctcctttccctccctcctcatcccacaggtaCCCTCTACACCCCTGGgcagcaccatccccagcaTGCAGGTGACACTGGGCAGCCTTGATGTACTTTAATAAACTCTAGGGTCCCAGATCCAGCTATGGGAAGAGCTGgttccagcccagcagtgctccTGACTCAACTTGGGACACCAGGAGCCCCAGTaaggccagcacagggccatgCAGTTCCCAAAGCAGGTCACAGAGACGAGCCTCCCGGGAGGTATCACATGTACATGCAGTGGTGTGGGGCTgtcagagcagggagctgcaccCAGCACAGCAGTTGTTCCCCCATCTCAGCCCAAGCCCCCACTCTTCCCAGTGACAGGGGCCAGTGCTTGGGACGGCCATCGCACCTCCCTGGTGTCGACACCAAGGGGACTGAGCACCACGCAGGTGAAGTTGGTGTGCAGGTGCTGGTTGTCGAAGGAGCTGAAGTGCAGGTCACGGCGCAGGGCCAAGCCCGAGCCCTGCCGTTCCTCTCTGTGGACCCAGCGGGGACCGGTCAGCGCCCACTCCAGATGGGCAGACCCCtggcccagccagggctgccctgctgtcactgcccccctgtccccataCTCACTGCACTGTCCCCTCACGCACAGCCCCGTCCGGGTGCAGGCTTTCCACGAAGGAGCCATTCTCCAGCCAGTAGAGCAGCGTCAACTCTGGGAGCTCACTCAACGCTTCACATGACACAGTCACACTCTCACCTGCAGCCGCAGGGGGTGTGAAAGTCGGGGGGCTGCAAGGGTCTCCAGTGCTCCCcaggcacagacacagcccCTCTCCTAACTAAGGGGAACATTCCCCCACCTCatcagcaccccaaaatcttgGCTGTGGGTGGAGGATTCACCTTGTGTCTGCTGGAGGCTGGCACAGGAGCTGACCCCCACTGCAGCCTCCTCACCCTTAGGCCCTGCCATGGCCCTGAGGGTCTCTCACCTGGGCGAGGAAGCTCTGCTGGCATCCGCAGCATGGTGATGCTGGGCGGCTGCAAGGCCATGGCACCTGGGGGAGCAGAGAGGGGTGAGGTGAGAGATCGAGAGTGACCCTGAGATCACACAATTTTTAAGTGGATGAGGAGGCAGGGTCCCACAAAGAGACAGAAGCACTGCTCATCCCCAGACCCCTGAACAGGACTTTTGAGGGGCATAGAGCCCAGGCTTGACCTTAGGCTCCCCGGCCCCCCAGTAACCCCCATTTACCTGTGCAGCAAGCAGCCaggccccagcagagcaggagggtcCATGCAGGGCTTCTCAGGGGCTCTGCAGACAAAAATGGAGCTCAGTGCTGGGCACACAGGGATGCTCCCCATGAGCTTGGGATGGTTCCCCCAGCATTCCTGTATCTGCGATGGTCCCATCCTTTCAGCATCCTCCCAGCTGGCCATGGTACCCCCAGGACTGCCCAAGTCGATGATCCCGTACCCTCGTATCCGCCCAGCACCCCCCGAGTCTGGGATACCCCGTACCCCCCAGCATCCTCCTCCCGGGGTCACTCAAGTCGCGGCTGGTGCCCCCCAAGGCTGTCCGCCCACCGCTCCGGTACATACGGAGAGCCCGTGGCTCAGGCacggggcggcggcgctcgggACCGCGGCGCTTTATGCGgcggcccggggcggggcgggaggcAGCGCTGTGACTCACCGGGAGCCGCCCTCGGCCCCGGCGACGCGGCGCGGCGCCACTGCACGGGGACCCCCACCTGGACGCTGATGTGTGTCGATGGGTCCTGTCCCGACATGTCCCGAGCCCTCCGAACATGCCTTGTGTCCCCAGCACTCCATGCCCCCTGCGCTCTGTGTCGCCTGCACCTGGGGATGCGCATTCCTCAGGCACTCCCATGATCGGCATCCCATGACACCCCCCCCCCGACCCCTGGGGAGCATCCGTGGGCTCGACAGGGATGGAGAAatggagcccagctgggccccccAGTGTCTAGCACAGGATTCTGAACATGCTGGTTTGCTCCACAATGCTTTGGGATCAGGGACAAGGCAGGGAGTGCACAGGAGGAAAGTGGGTGAAGCCCCCAGGAGTCTGAGTACAACAGTGGCTGGGGGAGCCTGGGTGTTGgcccctgggtgtcccagctGGTGGAGGACAACAGCTGTTCAGATAAAAATCCCCAGAGCTTTAGTTCTTGGCTGCAAGAAGCCGTCTCCTGTGTCCCACAGCAGTCCCCCACCCCCAGAGCCAGCCCCTTGACAGCAGATATGGTTTCGACAACCCACTGGTTACAAAACCAGGGGCGAGGCCCCACACCCCACTAGCGTCAAGGCTGGGAGCCAGTGCAGGTACAGCAATAGGGCAGAAGTAGCCACCTGAGTCACAGGCCCTGACAAGTCTTGGAAAAAAGTCCCTAAACTCCCAGTGAGTTTTGTGATACATTCCCAGCAGAGAAGGAAGATGGCAGGAACAGGAGTGCTATCTTGGAGACCTGGCAAGTGCAATACTTCCCAGCAGTGGCTGCGTCCTCCTCACAGCAACCCCGTCTGTCAACacaggcagctcccagggcagcacccagctcctctgccaccTTCTTGCTCCCACCAATACCAATCAGTTTAGCTCTGGATACTACTGGGTGAAAGAGGTGGACAGGGAATGCAGATGGCTGCTTAGTCATCATCCACCCAATAGCCTTCCCCTAGGAGCAATGAAAAGAGAAactttccatgccctgcagcAAGGAAGACGATCAAGAAAAACCCAGGGCCACATCTCCATTTCCAGGGCTCTTATTTTGGTGTTTGGCACAACACTGCAATGTGGTTTCACCCAAAAGAAAACTGAGGATGCAACACAGTGCTGGGGCTCCCCAGGGGGAACACAGCccacacagcacccacagccatACCACCACTGTGGCCACTTCCCAAATCCTGAGCCAGAAGCTGCCTTGTAGCCCTCCACCAGACCCCAGTGCCCTCAGGGAATATGACTCAAGTCTCCACATGCCAAAATACCACCACTGGCCCTGGGATTGGGGACTTTGCCCCCACTCACTACCAAAACTTGAGCCCAAGACCACTTGCCCCAGCAGGACTTTGGCATGGCTCCTCTACCCGCAAAGTCAGGAGGATGTCATGGAGTAATGCTGGGGCAGGGAAACACCAGCACCAGCCCAACCTTCACTCCATCCCTTTTATTCCAGTGCCAAGTGAGGGCGGATTTACGCAGTGAGGGCGGACCTgcgccctgggccaggggcacccACTCTTGGCTGCTCGTGATGTACCATTGCTGTCACCCTAAAGGGCACAGAGAGGAACAGCACTGGCCCCACTCCATGCCTTGGCTGACCCCCCCGAGCAGTCAGGGGACACCGCTGGACTCCAGGGAGGAACACAGAAAATTTGGGAGCATATAAAAGGGTTCCCCAAGGCAGAGCCCACCATCACCatgctggagagcagcctggtTCCTGCTGGCATACTCATGGTGCCCAGAGCAGACCTGGCAGCTGGGGATAGCCAGGTGACCTTCCATCCTCTTTTTCAGGGCACTGGgctccagcctctcctctgCAGCCCCCATGTCCCATCCTCGCTGCCAGCAAGGCTGCTCcagggtgctggcactgggagctgaCGAAGCCTTGGCCCTTCTCGCCATGGCCTCCCCCGACAGAGTggcaggaaggagctggagaacaGCCCTCAGCCCAAagctcagcccagcagggcGCTGCAAAGGgctggacagggacagggaaaggggaCAAGCATCTCTTTTTGGCTGCAATAGAAAGTTTTAAATATGctcattaaaataattgcttttttaaaaaatcctcccCTAGCCCCAGCAGGAGGGGCCCCGACGTTGTTGTCCTTGGTGGTGGTCAAGGTCCTGAGAGGTGACGGAGCAAAGCCAGCACCTCTGGTGGCAATGTCCTCTCGTGGTTCCGTGGCTCCCCACCGCCTGCCCTTACTCCAGCCCGAGGATGTAGTTGATTCCCTGGACCAGTCCAATGATCACCGGCTGCCAGGCCACCAAGTAGCGCAGCCAGTCCAGCAGCTGCCCGTACATGACATGCGGCCTCTCCCAGCTGGGGGGGAAGGAGTTAAAGAGTCATGGAGAAATGGATGAGAGGAGCATGGCCCACCCAGAAGCCACCCAAAGGTGCCCCAAAGCAGGGACAGAGAACACAGGTGCCCAGGGAGGGACAGACAAGCACCCAGGGAAGGACAGACATGAGTCCTCACAGGCTGTAGCCAGGCTTCACTTGGGTTTTGCAGGGTCTCTGCCACAGCCACACGCTGCAGCAACTTACTCAGGGTACCAGGCAAGCTTCTCACCCCTTGTGTGCTCTACCCACAGCTTCCCTTCCCAAAGTGCTGGCTACCAGTGGAAGAAAGGATACGGATTACTGAACATCCTCTTGAGATCCACCTTCTCTTTGCAGTATGGACACGTCTGCTTCTTCCCGACAATGCACCAGCCCCGGATGCAGAACTCGTGAAACCTGGGGAGTGGCATGTTAAGGGGAACTGGAAGAAGAGGGGGATACATGGCTCAGCGTGGAGGAAACCACCAAGGCCAAGGAAGTCCCCCCAGAGCCATGGAAACATCCCCCCATGAGAGGATGGTGCATTGCACAATCACAATTCCTATaaggtgcagcagcagcttccaagGACAGCGGAAGGAGC
This region includes:
- the IL18BP gene encoding interleukin-18-binding protein translates to MYRSGGRTALGGTSRDLSDPGRRMLGEPLRSPAWTLLLCWGLAACCTGAMALQPPSITMLRMPAELPRPGESVTVSCEALSELPELTLLYWLENGSFVESLHPDGAVREGTVQEERQGSGLALRRDLHFSSFDNQHLHTNFTCVVLSPLGVDTREVRWPSQALAPVTGKSGGLG